In Haemorhous mexicanus isolate bHaeMex1 chromosome 6, bHaeMex1.pri, whole genome shotgun sequence, a single window of DNA contains:
- the ANGEL1 gene encoding protein angel homolog 1 isoform X4, with product MDLVEQGLDLYVHCHPDILNWNYRLPNLLQEIQHWDPDVLCLQEVQENHYWEQLEPTFKEMGFACFYKRRTGTKTDGCAVCYKRSRFQLISLSPIEYFRPGLDILNRDNVGLVLLLQPVLPEGLGLKAVSPLCVANTHVLFNPRRGDIKLAQVALLLAEIDKIARTTEGSYYPVILCGDLNSVPDSPLYKFIRNGELSYHGMPAWKVSGQEDFSQQLYSRKLLAPLWPSSLGVTDKCQYVTLCQPKKPGRREYSRDFLLQFRFCDVACERPPQLVLLEGVTDAKPDRPAHWPKPAAMVKDPDPQPFVPRCSGVIQHGLNLTSVYSHFLPQRGRPEVTTMPMGLGATVDYIFYSAEPVENRAGRRLYKDGALKLLGRLSLLSEDVLLMANGLPNPFCSSDHLCLLASFGLEISSLRES from the exons ATG GACCTGGTGGAGCAGGGCCTTGATCTCTATGTACACTGTCATCCAGACATCCTGAACTGGAACTACCGCCTTCCAAACCTTTTGCAGGAGATCCAGCATTGGGATCCTGAC GTTCTGTGTCTCCAGGAGGTGCAAGAGAACCATTACTGGGAGCAACTGGAACCAACATTCAAGGAGATGG GCTTTGCTTGCTTCTATAAACGGAGAACCGGGACGAAGACAGATGGATGTGCAGTGTGCTATAAGCGTAGCAGGTTCCAGCTGATCAGTCTCAGCCCCATAGAATACTTCCGGCCTGGCCTGGACATCCTCAACCGGGATAATGTGGGCTTGGTGCtactgctgcagcctgtgctcccaGAAGGTCTAGGTCTGAAGGCAGTCAGTCCTTTGTGTGTGGCCAACACTCATGTGTTGTTCAATCCCCGTCGAGGAGATATCAAACTGGCCCAGGTGGCATTGCTGCTAGCAGAGATTGACAAAATTGCAAGAACTACTGAAGGCAGCTACTATCCTGTCATCTTGTGTGGAGACCTGAACTCTGTACCTGATTCTCCACTCTACAAATTCATTCGGAATGGTGAACTTTCCTACCATGGGATGCCAGCCTGGAAG GTGTCTGGTCAGGAAGACTTTTCCCAGCAATTGTATTCACGAAAGCTGCTGGCCCCACTGTGGCCAAGCTCACTGGGTGTAACAGACAAGTGCCAGTATGTCACCCTGTGCCAGCCAAAGAAACCTG GGAGACGCGAATACAGCCGTGacttcctgctgcagttccgCTTTTGCGATGTTGCCTGTGAACGACCACCACAGCTGGTCCTCCTGGAAGGTGTGACAGATGCTAAACCAG ACCGCCCTGCACACTGGCCCAAGCCTGCTGCCATGGTGAAAGACCCTGATCCTCAGCCATTCGTCCCAAG GTGTTCAGGTGTTATCCAGCATGGCCTCAACCTGACCTCTGTCTACAGCCACTTCTTGCCACAGAGGGGACGCCCAGAGGTCACAACAATGCCcatggggcttggagccactGTTGATTACATTTTCTACTCAGCAGAGCCTGTGGAGAACAGGGCAG GTCGCAGGCTGTACAAGGATGGAGCCCTGAAGCTGCTTGGCcgtctttctcttctctctgaaGATGTCCTCTTGATGGCAAATGGCTTACCAAATCCTTTTTGTTCATCTGATCATCTCTGCCTGCTGGCTAGCTTTGGCTTGGAGATCTCCAGCCTCAGAGAGAGTTAG
- the ANGEL1 gene encoding protein angel homolog 1 isoform X2, giving the protein MYLGGEAPDPWDAFFTYRKNVLLAKSPSTQIEGLFAATRGRSVPEEQEALLQQCLEEGVGNLPASESVPTVRKVSVTLTSDWLEGSELLMTSLSDLNTSPEVTRCADQQHSELNALAPSELQDHAVAEMARLPSEETATVAGSAPWAAVVPQTDHQTAGCAGISVEVLNDDPAVLAWSLACDAEAVPPVLPAQPIQDAVPFYPVSMEVPYHEILWRDWEDLSVQPCVLEQVSKNTPLFEFRVMSYNILAQDLVEQGLDLYVHCHPDILNWNYRLPNLLQEIQHWDPDVLCLQEVQENHYWEQLEPTFKEMGFACFYKRRTGTKTDGCAVCYKRSRFQLISLSPIEYFRPGLDILNRDNVGLVLLLQPVLPEGLGLKAVSPLCVANTHVLFNPRRGDIKLAQVALLLAEIDKIARTTEGSYYPVILCGDLNSVPDSPLYKFIRNGELSYHGMPAWKVSGQEDFSQQLYSRKLLAPLWPSSLGVTDKCQYVTLCQPKKPGRREYSRDFLLQFRFCDVACERPPQLVLLEGVTDAKPDRPAHWPKPAAMVKDPDPQPFVPRCSGVIQHGLNLTSVYSHFLPQRGRPEVTTMPMGLGATVDYIFYSAEPVENRAGRRLYKDGALKLLGRLSLLSEDVLLMANGLPNPFCSSDHLCLLASFGLEISSLRES; this is encoded by the exons ATGCTTTCTTTACCTATCGAAAGAATGTGCTTCTGGCGAAGAGCCCGTCCACCCAGATAGAAGGTCTCTTTGCTGCAACCAGAGGAAGATCAGTTCCAGAAGAGCAAGAAGCCCTTCTCCAGCAGTGTCTGGAGGAAGGAGTAGGGAATTTGCCAGCCAGTGAGAGTGTTCCAACAGTGAGGAAAGTATCAGTTACACTCACTAGTGACTGGTTAGAAGGTTCAGAGCTATTGATGACCAGCCTCAGTGACCTGAATACGTCTCCGGAAGTCACCCGGTGTGCTGAtcagcagcactcagagctAAATGCCTTGGCTCCTTCAGAACTGCAAGATCATGCAGTGGCTGAAATGGCAAGATTACCATCAGAGGAAACAGCAACTGTAGCAGGCAGTGCCCCTTGGGCAGCTGTGGTGCCACAGACAGATCACCAgacagctggctgtgctggtatCAGTGTGGAAGTGCTGAATGAtgacccagctgtgctggcctgGAGTTTAGCATGTGATGCAGaggcagtgccaccagtgctcccagcccagcccattcAGGATGCGGTGCCATTTTATCCTGTCTCAATGGAGGTGCCCTACCATG AGATCTTATGGAGAGACTGGGAGGATCTTTCTGTCCAGCCCTGTGTTTTAGAGCAGGTCTCAAAAAACACTCCCCTCTTTGAATTTCGAGTCATGTCTTACAACATCCTTGCCCAGGACCTGGTGGAGCAGGGCCTTGATCTCTATGTACACTGTCATCCAGACATCCTGAACTGGAACTACCGCCTTCCAAACCTTTTGCAGGAGATCCAGCATTGGGATCCTGAC GTTCTGTGTCTCCAGGAGGTGCAAGAGAACCATTACTGGGAGCAACTGGAACCAACATTCAAGGAGATGG GCTTTGCTTGCTTCTATAAACGGAGAACCGGGACGAAGACAGATGGATGTGCAGTGTGCTATAAGCGTAGCAGGTTCCAGCTGATCAGTCTCAGCCCCATAGAATACTTCCGGCCTGGCCTGGACATCCTCAACCGGGATAATGTGGGCTTGGTGCtactgctgcagcctgtgctcccaGAAGGTCTAGGTCTGAAGGCAGTCAGTCCTTTGTGTGTGGCCAACACTCATGTGTTGTTCAATCCCCGTCGAGGAGATATCAAACTGGCCCAGGTGGCATTGCTGCTAGCAGAGATTGACAAAATTGCAAGAACTACTGAAGGCAGCTACTATCCTGTCATCTTGTGTGGAGACCTGAACTCTGTACCTGATTCTCCACTCTACAAATTCATTCGGAATGGTGAACTTTCCTACCATGGGATGCCAGCCTGGAAG GTGTCTGGTCAGGAAGACTTTTCCCAGCAATTGTATTCACGAAAGCTGCTGGCCCCACTGTGGCCAAGCTCACTGGGTGTAACAGACAAGTGCCAGTATGTCACCCTGTGCCAGCCAAAGAAACCTG GGAGACGCGAATACAGCCGTGacttcctgctgcagttccgCTTTTGCGATGTTGCCTGTGAACGACCACCACAGCTGGTCCTCCTGGAAGGTGTGACAGATGCTAAACCAG ACCGCCCTGCACACTGGCCCAAGCCTGCTGCCATGGTGAAAGACCCTGATCCTCAGCCATTCGTCCCAAG GTGTTCAGGTGTTATCCAGCATGGCCTCAACCTGACCTCTGTCTACAGCCACTTCTTGCCACAGAGGGGACGCCCAGAGGTCACAACAATGCCcatggggcttggagccactGTTGATTACATTTTCTACTCAGCAGAGCCTGTGGAGAACAGGGCAG GTCGCAGGCTGTACAAGGATGGAGCCCTGAAGCTGCTTGGCcgtctttctcttctctctgaaGATGTCCTCTTGATGGCAAATGGCTTACCAAATCCTTTTTGTTCATCTGATCATCTCTGCCTGCTGGCTAGCTTTGGCTTGGAGATCTCCAGCCTCAGAGAGAGTTAG
- the ANGEL1 gene encoding protein angel homolog 1 isoform X1, whose translation MIGTVLCYVLLPAVRLLQVLRDAFFTYRKNVLLAKSPSTQIEGLFAATRGRSVPEEQEALLQQCLEEGVGNLPASESVPTVRKVSVTLTSDWLEGSELLMTSLSDLNTSPEVTRCADQQHSELNALAPSELQDHAVAEMARLPSEETATVAGSAPWAAVVPQTDHQTAGCAGISVEVLNDDPAVLAWSLACDAEAVPPVLPAQPIQDAVPFYPVSMEVPYHEILWRDWEDLSVQPCVLEQVSKNTPLFEFRVMSYNILAQDLVEQGLDLYVHCHPDILNWNYRLPNLLQEIQHWDPDVLCLQEVQENHYWEQLEPTFKEMGFACFYKRRTGTKTDGCAVCYKRSRFQLISLSPIEYFRPGLDILNRDNVGLVLLLQPVLPEGLGLKAVSPLCVANTHVLFNPRRGDIKLAQVALLLAEIDKIARTTEGSYYPVILCGDLNSVPDSPLYKFIRNGELSYHGMPAWKVSGQEDFSQQLYSRKLLAPLWPSSLGVTDKCQYVTLCQPKKPGRREYSRDFLLQFRFCDVACERPPQLVLLEGVTDAKPDRPAHWPKPAAMVKDPDPQPFVPRCSGVIQHGLNLTSVYSHFLPQRGRPEVTTMPMGLGATVDYIFYSAEPVENRAGRRLYKDGALKLLGRLSLLSEDVLLMANGLPNPFCSSDHLCLLASFGLEISSLRES comes from the exons aTGATCGGCACCGTGCTCTGCTACGTGCTGCTGCCGGCGGTGCGGCTCCTCCAGGTGCTCCGAG ATGCTTTCTTTACCTATCGAAAGAATGTGCTTCTGGCGAAGAGCCCGTCCACCCAGATAGAAGGTCTCTTTGCTGCAACCAGAGGAAGATCAGTTCCAGAAGAGCAAGAAGCCCTTCTCCAGCAGTGTCTGGAGGAAGGAGTAGGGAATTTGCCAGCCAGTGAGAGTGTTCCAACAGTGAGGAAAGTATCAGTTACACTCACTAGTGACTGGTTAGAAGGTTCAGAGCTATTGATGACCAGCCTCAGTGACCTGAATACGTCTCCGGAAGTCACCCGGTGTGCTGAtcagcagcactcagagctAAATGCCTTGGCTCCTTCAGAACTGCAAGATCATGCAGTGGCTGAAATGGCAAGATTACCATCAGAGGAAACAGCAACTGTAGCAGGCAGTGCCCCTTGGGCAGCTGTGGTGCCACAGACAGATCACCAgacagctggctgtgctggtatCAGTGTGGAAGTGCTGAATGAtgacccagctgtgctggcctgGAGTTTAGCATGTGATGCAGaggcagtgccaccagtgctcccagcccagcccattcAGGATGCGGTGCCATTTTATCCTGTCTCAATGGAGGTGCCCTACCATG AGATCTTATGGAGAGACTGGGAGGATCTTTCTGTCCAGCCCTGTGTTTTAGAGCAGGTCTCAAAAAACACTCCCCTCTTTGAATTTCGAGTCATGTCTTACAACATCCTTGCCCAGGACCTGGTGGAGCAGGGCCTTGATCTCTATGTACACTGTCATCCAGACATCCTGAACTGGAACTACCGCCTTCCAAACCTTTTGCAGGAGATCCAGCATTGGGATCCTGAC GTTCTGTGTCTCCAGGAGGTGCAAGAGAACCATTACTGGGAGCAACTGGAACCAACATTCAAGGAGATGG GCTTTGCTTGCTTCTATAAACGGAGAACCGGGACGAAGACAGATGGATGTGCAGTGTGCTATAAGCGTAGCAGGTTCCAGCTGATCAGTCTCAGCCCCATAGAATACTTCCGGCCTGGCCTGGACATCCTCAACCGGGATAATGTGGGCTTGGTGCtactgctgcagcctgtgctcccaGAAGGTCTAGGTCTGAAGGCAGTCAGTCCTTTGTGTGTGGCCAACACTCATGTGTTGTTCAATCCCCGTCGAGGAGATATCAAACTGGCCCAGGTGGCATTGCTGCTAGCAGAGATTGACAAAATTGCAAGAACTACTGAAGGCAGCTACTATCCTGTCATCTTGTGTGGAGACCTGAACTCTGTACCTGATTCTCCACTCTACAAATTCATTCGGAATGGTGAACTTTCCTACCATGGGATGCCAGCCTGGAAG GTGTCTGGTCAGGAAGACTTTTCCCAGCAATTGTATTCACGAAAGCTGCTGGCCCCACTGTGGCCAAGCTCACTGGGTGTAACAGACAAGTGCCAGTATGTCACCCTGTGCCAGCCAAAGAAACCTG GGAGACGCGAATACAGCCGTGacttcctgctgcagttccgCTTTTGCGATGTTGCCTGTGAACGACCACCACAGCTGGTCCTCCTGGAAGGTGTGACAGATGCTAAACCAG ACCGCCCTGCACACTGGCCCAAGCCTGCTGCCATGGTGAAAGACCCTGATCCTCAGCCATTCGTCCCAAG GTGTTCAGGTGTTATCCAGCATGGCCTCAACCTGACCTCTGTCTACAGCCACTTCTTGCCACAGAGGGGACGCCCAGAGGTCACAACAATGCCcatggggcttggagccactGTTGATTACATTTTCTACTCAGCAGAGCCTGTGGAGAACAGGGCAG GTCGCAGGCTGTACAAGGATGGAGCCCTGAAGCTGCTTGGCcgtctttctcttctctctgaaGATGTCCTCTTGATGGCAAATGGCTTACCAAATCCTTTTTGTTCATCTGATCATCTCTGCCTGCTGGCTAGCTTTGGCTTGGAGATCTCCAGCCTCAGAGAGAGTTAG
- the ANGEL1 gene encoding protein angel homolog 1 isoform X3: MTSLSDLNTSPEVTRCADQQHSELNALAPSELQDHAVAEMARLPSEETATVAGSAPWAAVVPQTDHQTAGCAGISVEVLNDDPAVLAWSLACDAEAVPPVLPAQPIQDAVPFYPVSMEVPYHEILWRDWEDLSVQPCVLEQVSKNTPLFEFRVMSYNILAQDLVEQGLDLYVHCHPDILNWNYRLPNLLQEIQHWDPDVLCLQEVQENHYWEQLEPTFKEMGFACFYKRRTGTKTDGCAVCYKRSRFQLISLSPIEYFRPGLDILNRDNVGLVLLLQPVLPEGLGLKAVSPLCVANTHVLFNPRRGDIKLAQVALLLAEIDKIARTTEGSYYPVILCGDLNSVPDSPLYKFIRNGELSYHGMPAWKVSGQEDFSQQLYSRKLLAPLWPSSLGVTDKCQYVTLCQPKKPGRREYSRDFLLQFRFCDVACERPPQLVLLEGVTDAKPDRPAHWPKPAAMVKDPDPQPFVPRCSGVIQHGLNLTSVYSHFLPQRGRPEVTTMPMGLGATVDYIFYSAEPVENRAGRRLYKDGALKLLGRLSLLSEDVLLMANGLPNPFCSSDHLCLLASFGLEISSLRES; the protein is encoded by the exons ATGACCAGCCTCAGTGACCTGAATACGTCTCCGGAAGTCACCCGGTGTGCTGAtcagcagcactcagagctAAATGCCTTGGCTCCTTCAGAACTGCAAGATCATGCAGTGGCTGAAATGGCAAGATTACCATCAGAGGAAACAGCAACTGTAGCAGGCAGTGCCCCTTGGGCAGCTGTGGTGCCACAGACAGATCACCAgacagctggctgtgctggtatCAGTGTGGAAGTGCTGAATGAtgacccagctgtgctggcctgGAGTTTAGCATGTGATGCAGaggcagtgccaccagtgctcccagcccagcccattcAGGATGCGGTGCCATTTTATCCTGTCTCAATGGAGGTGCCCTACCATG AGATCTTATGGAGAGACTGGGAGGATCTTTCTGTCCAGCCCTGTGTTTTAGAGCAGGTCTCAAAAAACACTCCCCTCTTTGAATTTCGAGTCATGTCTTACAACATCCTTGCCCAGGACCTGGTGGAGCAGGGCCTTGATCTCTATGTACACTGTCATCCAGACATCCTGAACTGGAACTACCGCCTTCCAAACCTTTTGCAGGAGATCCAGCATTGGGATCCTGAC GTTCTGTGTCTCCAGGAGGTGCAAGAGAACCATTACTGGGAGCAACTGGAACCAACATTCAAGGAGATGG GCTTTGCTTGCTTCTATAAACGGAGAACCGGGACGAAGACAGATGGATGTGCAGTGTGCTATAAGCGTAGCAGGTTCCAGCTGATCAGTCTCAGCCCCATAGAATACTTCCGGCCTGGCCTGGACATCCTCAACCGGGATAATGTGGGCTTGGTGCtactgctgcagcctgtgctcccaGAAGGTCTAGGTCTGAAGGCAGTCAGTCCTTTGTGTGTGGCCAACACTCATGTGTTGTTCAATCCCCGTCGAGGAGATATCAAACTGGCCCAGGTGGCATTGCTGCTAGCAGAGATTGACAAAATTGCAAGAACTACTGAAGGCAGCTACTATCCTGTCATCTTGTGTGGAGACCTGAACTCTGTACCTGATTCTCCACTCTACAAATTCATTCGGAATGGTGAACTTTCCTACCATGGGATGCCAGCCTGGAAG GTGTCTGGTCAGGAAGACTTTTCCCAGCAATTGTATTCACGAAAGCTGCTGGCCCCACTGTGGCCAAGCTCACTGGGTGTAACAGACAAGTGCCAGTATGTCACCCTGTGCCAGCCAAAGAAACCTG GGAGACGCGAATACAGCCGTGacttcctgctgcagttccgCTTTTGCGATGTTGCCTGTGAACGACCACCACAGCTGGTCCTCCTGGAAGGTGTGACAGATGCTAAACCAG ACCGCCCTGCACACTGGCCCAAGCCTGCTGCCATGGTGAAAGACCCTGATCCTCAGCCATTCGTCCCAAG GTGTTCAGGTGTTATCCAGCATGGCCTCAACCTGACCTCTGTCTACAGCCACTTCTTGCCACAGAGGGGACGCCCAGAGGTCACAACAATGCCcatggggcttggagccactGTTGATTACATTTTCTACTCAGCAGAGCCTGTGGAGAACAGGGCAG GTCGCAGGCTGTACAAGGATGGAGCCCTGAAGCTGCTTGGCcgtctttctcttctctctgaaGATGTCCTCTTGATGGCAAATGGCTTACCAAATCCTTTTTGTTCATCTGATCATCTCTGCCTGCTGGCTAGCTTTGGCTTGGAGATCTCCAGCCTCAGAGAGAGTTAG